From the genome of Nocardia sp. NBC_01503, one region includes:
- the argJ gene encoding bifunctional glutamate N-acetyltransferase/amino-acid acetyltransferase ArgJ: MTSHIDGKLVRTQGVTAPLGFRAAGISAGIKASGKPDLALVFSEGPEYSAAGVFTRNKVKAAPVLWSQQVLKTGRLRAVILNSGGANACTGPGGFQDTHTTAEELAKALSNWGTETGAGEIAVCSTGLIGDRLPMDKLLPAVTEIVHEMGGGLSGGAEAARAIMTTDTVPKEVAYHHKDKWNVGGMGKGAGMLAPSLATMLIVLTTDAVATPAQLDEALRKATGLTFDRLDVDGSCSTNDTVLLLANGASGVTPGQDELDAAVFAVCDDLAEQLMADAEGVTKRVHITVRGAVSEDEALIGARALARDSLVKTAFFGSDPNWGRVLASIGIAPIELEQDKISVSFNGHPVCVNGMGAPGAREVDLSGADIQVLVDLGLGSGEATIRTTDLSHGYVEENSAYSS, translated from the coding sequence GTGACTTCGCATATCGACGGCAAGCTGGTTCGGACCCAGGGCGTCACCGCACCCCTGGGCTTCCGCGCGGCCGGAATCTCCGCGGGTATCAAGGCCAGCGGAAAGCCGGATCTGGCACTGGTTTTCAGCGAGGGGCCGGAGTATTCGGCGGCCGGTGTCTTCACCCGCAACAAGGTCAAGGCCGCACCGGTGCTGTGGTCGCAGCAGGTGCTGAAAACCGGGCGACTGCGCGCGGTCATCCTCAACTCCGGTGGGGCCAATGCCTGTACGGGTCCGGGCGGATTCCAGGACACCCACACCACCGCCGAGGAGCTCGCCAAGGCGCTGAGCAACTGGGGCACCGAGACCGGGGCGGGTGAGATCGCGGTCTGCTCAACGGGTTTGATCGGCGACCGGCTGCCCATGGACAAGCTGCTGCCCGCCGTTACCGAAATCGTGCACGAGATGGGTGGCGGGCTGTCCGGCGGGGCCGAGGCCGCGCGCGCCATCATGACCACCGATACGGTGCCGAAAGAGGTTGCGTACCACCATAAGGACAAGTGGAACGTCGGCGGTATGGGTAAGGGCGCGGGCATGCTCGCACCATCGCTCGCGACCATGCTGATCGTGCTCACCACCGATGCCGTGGCCACCCCGGCGCAGTTGGACGAGGCGCTGCGCAAGGCTACCGGGCTCACCTTCGATCGCCTGGATGTGGACGGTTCCTGCTCCACCAATGACACCGTGCTGCTGCTCGCCAATGGCGCGAGCGGGGTCACGCCCGGTCAGGACGAGCTCGACGCTGCCGTCTTCGCGGTCTGCGACGATCTGGCTGAACAGTTGATGGCCGATGCCGAGGGCGTCACCAAGCGCGTGCATATCACCGTGCGCGGTGCGGTCAGCGAGGACGAGGCCCTGATCGGCGCGCGGGCGCTGGCGCGGGACAGCCTGGTCAAGACGGCGTTCTTCGGTTCGGATCCGAACTGGGGCCGGGTGCTCGCGAGCATCGGTATCGCGCCGATCGAGCTGGAGCAGGACAAGATTTCGGTGTCCTTCAACGGGCATCCGGTGTGTGTGAACGGTATGGGCGCGCCCGGTGCGCGCGAGGTCGATCTCTCCGGTGCGGATATTCAGGTACTGGTCGATCTCGGCCTGGGTAGCGGTGAGGCGACCATTCGCACCACCGATCTCTCGCACGGATACGTCGAAGAGAATTCGGCCTACAGCTCATGA
- a CDS encoding bifunctional 4-hydroxy-2-oxoglutarate aldolase/2-dehydro-3-deoxy-phosphogluconate aldolase has product MDVIRTDRVLTVVRAPRIPDPAALAQALAGSGIRAVELTFTTPGVLDALREAADSGYGVLGAGTVLTGDQAAAAIDSGARFLVTPGIREGVAEVANRRGIPVVMGALTPSEVMRALDLGAAAVKIFPARVFGPDYFKDLRGPFPEAQLIPSGGVNAGNAADFLAQGAVAVTAGTDVVAPADVAAGHWAEIAARAASFVRSLN; this is encoded by the coding sequence ATGGATGTCATTCGCACCGATCGCGTCCTCACCGTGGTGCGCGCCCCGCGGATCCCCGATCCGGCGGCGCTGGCCCAGGCCCTGGCCGGATCCGGAATCCGGGCCGTGGAGCTGACTTTCACCACCCCCGGTGTACTGGACGCACTGCGCGAGGCCGCCGACTCCGGATACGGGGTGCTGGGCGCGGGCACCGTGCTCACCGGTGATCAGGCCGCCGCCGCCATCGACAGCGGCGCACGCTTCCTGGTCACCCCCGGCATCCGCGAAGGGGTCGCCGAGGTCGCGAATCGGCGCGGAATCCCGGTCGTCATGGGCGCTTTGACGCCCTCCGAGGTCATGCGCGCCCTGGATCTGGGCGCCGCCGCGGTCAAGATCTTCCCCGCCCGCGTGTTCGGGCCGGACTACTTCAAGGACCTGCGGGGCCCGTTCCCCGAGGCGCAGCTGATCCCCTCCGGCGGGGTCAACGCGGGCAATGCCGCCGACTTCCTCGCCCAGGGCGCGGTAGCGGTCACCGCCGGAACCGATGTCGTCGCACCCGCCGATGTCGCGGCGGGCCACTGGGCCGAAATCGCCGCGCGCGCGGCATCGTTCGTTCGATCTCTGAACTGA
- a CDS encoding N-acyl-D-amino-acid deacylase family protein — MADLLIRDIDIFDGTGADRFRGDVLVDGGRIVEIAAPGTLTEADRIVDEGESLALAPGFIDMHAHSDLHLLTEPGHFPKLSQGITTEVIGQDGLSYAPIDDAALAVVRRQIAGWNGNPAELDFSWRTVAEYLDRLDSSGITPNAAYLVPQGTLRLMVVGSEKRAATSDEIDRMRALLAQGLAEGAVGMSSGLTYTPGMYADTSELAALCEVVAEHGGFYAPHTRSYGAGALEAYAEMIELSRRTGCALHLTHATMNFGVNRGRAPEFLAMVDKALTDGCDISLDTYPYLPGSTTLSALLPSWAMSGGPDAALARIADLPTRLRIVADVNENGSDGCHGVTVEWETIQISGVANRDLDRYVGRTITEIAAERDMPPVEVFFDLLTRDQLATTILQHVGDEENVRAIMRHSRHMGGSDALLVGERPHPRAWGTFPRYLGHYSRELGVLGLAECVHHLTGRPAQRLRLGDRGLVRAGYAADLVLFDPGTVADTATFENPKQQARGIPYVLVNGEFALDAGKPTGVRAGRALRMNSVRKETR; from the coding sequence ATGGCCGACTTACTGATTCGTGATATCGACATATTCGACGGCACCGGTGCGGACCGCTTCCGGGGCGATGTGCTGGTGGACGGCGGGCGGATCGTGGAGATCGCCGCGCCCGGTACGCTCACCGAGGCCGATCGCATTGTCGATGAGGGTGAAAGTCTCGCGCTGGCACCGGGTTTCATCGATATGCACGCACATTCGGATCTGCATCTGCTGACCGAGCCGGGGCATTTCCCGAAGCTGAGTCAGGGCATCACCACCGAGGTCATCGGGCAGGACGGGTTGTCGTACGCGCCCATCGACGATGCCGCGCTCGCGGTGGTGCGCCGTCAGATCGCCGGCTGGAACGGCAATCCCGCCGAGCTCGACTTCTCCTGGCGGACCGTCGCCGAGTACCTGGATCGCCTCGACTCGTCGGGCATCACGCCCAATGCCGCGTATCTGGTGCCACAGGGCACCCTGCGGTTGATGGTGGTGGGCAGCGAGAAGCGCGCTGCCACATCGGACGAAATCGACCGTATGCGTGCGCTGCTCGCGCAGGGTTTGGCCGAAGGCGCGGTCGGCATGTCCAGCGGGCTCACCTACACGCCCGGAATGTACGCGGACACTTCGGAACTCGCCGCACTGTGCGAGGTCGTCGCCGAGCACGGCGGCTTCTACGCACCGCACACCCGCTCCTACGGTGCGGGCGCGCTGGAGGCGTACGCCGAGATGATCGAGCTGTCCCGCCGCACCGGCTGCGCCCTGCACCTGACCCACGCCACCATGAACTTCGGCGTGAATCGCGGCCGCGCACCGGAATTCCTCGCCATGGTCGACAAGGCCCTGACGGACGGCTGCGATATCAGCCTCGACACCTACCCGTATCTGCCCGGCAGCACCACACTCTCGGCGCTGCTGCCCAGCTGGGCCATGTCCGGCGGACCCGATGCCGCGCTCGCACGCATCGCGGATCTGCCGACCCGGCTGCGAATTGTGGCCGATGTCAATGAGAACGGCTCGGACGGCTGCCACGGCGTCACCGTCGAATGGGAGACCATTCAGATCAGCGGTGTCGCCAATCGCGACCTCGACCGCTATGTCGGGCGCACGATCACCGAGATCGCCGCCGAACGCGATATGCCGCCGGTCGAGGTGTTCTTCGACCTGCTGACCCGAGATCAGTTGGCCACCACCATTCTTCAGCACGTCGGTGATGAGGAGAATGTGCGCGCCATCATGCGCCATTCCCGGCATATGGGTGGCAGTGACGCGCTGCTGGTGGGGGAGCGGCCGCATCCGCGCGCCTGGGGCACCTTCCCGCGCTACCTCGGCCACTACTCGCGTGAACTCGGTGTGCTCGGCCTCGCGGAGTGCGTACATCACCTCACCGGCCGTCCCGCACAACGACTTCGGCTCGGTGACCGCGGACTCGTCCGCGCGGGCTACGCCGCCGATCTCGTGCTCTTCGACCCGGGCACGGTGGCCGATACCGCCACCTTCGAGAACCCCAAACAGCAGGCGCGTGGCATTCCATACGTCCTTGTCAATGGCGAATTCGCCTTGGACGCGGGCAAACCCACCGGGGTACGCGCCGGTCGCGCCCTGCGCATGAATTCCGTTCGGAAGGAGACCCGTTGA
- a CDS encoding amino acid deaminase has translation MNRPIGFGRSVVALDNDVVAALHDRRLGAEHKSLPPTAWGLTVREYLATAPYLDQLQTPVLTVDRSAVDSNLAVMAQWAAAHGVRLAPHGKTTMSPQLWGEQLVAGSWGITLATGWQAQVGRCFGLDRIMLANALVDPAGLTWAAAELARDPDFELYSWVDGVGTVREMERHLRSAPAGVRLSVLVELGGPHGRTGARTLTEAHEIADAIHESDRLILAGVGGYEGALAHDRTPEGLAAVRHYLDEMGVLHKELVARGRYAGRAIITAGGSAYPDLVVERLAGLADEQGAHGVPTTVLLRSGAYVIHDDGFYSGISPLTAGGASLTGDARPLRSAMHGWARCVSRPEPGLALLDAGKRDLPFDEGLPVPQLVAGPAVKPLPEGATVTKLNDQHAFLRWNGGDAESVPAGAVVRLGLSHPCTAFDKWRLIPVIDDAGAERPRIVDFLHTFF, from the coding sequence ATGAATCGGCCGATCGGATTCGGAAGGAGCGTCGTGGCCCTCGACAACGATGTCGTCGCAGCACTGCATGACCGGAGGCTGGGAGCGGAGCACAAATCGCTCCCGCCCACCGCCTGGGGGCTGACGGTGCGCGAGTATCTGGCCACCGCACCGTATTTGGACCAATTGCAGACCCCGGTGCTGACCGTGGACCGCTCGGCCGTGGACTCGAATCTCGCCGTCATGGCGCAATGGGCTGCCGCGCACGGGGTTCGGCTGGCACCGCACGGCAAGACCACCATGTCACCGCAGCTGTGGGGTGAGCAGCTGGTGGCCGGGTCGTGGGGGATCACCCTCGCCACCGGATGGCAGGCACAGGTGGGTCGCTGCTTCGGTCTCGACCGCATCATGCTGGCCAATGCCCTGGTCGACCCGGCCGGATTGACTTGGGCGGCAGCTGAATTGGCGCGTGATCCCGACTTCGAGCTGTACAGCTGGGTCGATGGCGTCGGAACCGTCCGGGAGATGGAGCGGCACCTGCGATCCGCGCCCGCCGGGGTGCGACTCTCGGTACTGGTGGAACTCGGTGGGCCGCACGGCCGTACCGGGGCGCGCACGCTGACCGAGGCGCATGAGATCGCCGACGCCATCCACGAGTCGGATCGGCTGATTCTCGCCGGTGTCGGCGGTTACGAGGGTGCGCTGGCGCACGACCGCACCCCGGAAGGTCTTGCGGCCGTTCGTCATTACCTCGACGAGATGGGCGTCCTGCACAAGGAGCTGGTCGCACGGGGCCGCTACGCGGGCCGCGCGATCATCACCGCCGGTGGCAGTGCCTATCCCGACCTGGTGGTGGAGCGACTCGCCGGACTCGCGGATGAACAGGGCGCACACGGGGTTCCGACCACCGTGCTACTGCGCTCGGGCGCCTATGTGATCCACGATGACGGTTTCTACTCCGGCATTTCCCCGCTCACCGCGGGCGGTGCGTCGTTGACCGGCGATGCCCGCCCATTGCGTTCTGCCATGCACGGCTGGGCGCGCTGCGTCTCCCGGCCGGAGCCCGGCCTGGCGCTGCTCGACGCGGGTAAACGGGATCTGCCATTCGATGAGGGGCTGCCGGTCCCGCAACTCGTTGCGGGACCGGCGGTGAAACCACTGCCCGAGGGCGCGACGGTCACCAAACTCAATGATCAGCACGCCTTCCTGCGTTGGAACGGCGGCGATGCCGAATCGGTTCCGGCGGGTGCGGTGGTGCGACTGGGGCTTTCGCATCCGTGCACGGCCTTCGACAAATGGCGGCTCATCCCGGTGATCGATGACGCGGGGGCCGAACGGCCGCGCATCGTCGACTTCCTGCACACCTTCTTCTGA
- the argC gene encoding N-acetyl-gamma-glutamyl-phosphate reductase, translating to MADTSGGPLVRVAVAGASGYAGGEVLRLLLGHPAYRSGRLEIGALTAGSNAGSPLGELQPHLLPLADRVLGPTTVDELAGHDVVFLGLPHGQSAAIAKALPESTVIIDCGADFRLTDGAAWEKYYGTPHAGSWPYGLPELPGQRDKLRGATRIAVPGCYPTVSSLALAPAIAAGIIEPNVNVVAVSGTSGAGRKLDIGLLGSEVMGSLRAYSIAGAHRHTPEIAQNLEAAGGVDVAVSFTPVLAPLPRGILATCTAPTRVDAATARAVYEKAYADEPFVHLLPEGVLPQTGSVLGSNAVTLQVAVDADAGLLIVIGAIDNLAKGTAGAAVQSMNLALGFDETAGLSTVGVAP from the coding sequence ATGGCGGATACCTCTGGTGGGCCCCTGGTGCGGGTCGCGGTCGCTGGTGCGAGTGGGTACGCGGGCGGTGAAGTCCTGCGTCTGCTGCTGGGGCATCCAGCCTATCGAAGCGGGCGCCTCGAGATCGGGGCGCTGACCGCCGGATCCAATGCCGGAAGCCCGCTGGGTGAACTCCAGCCGCATCTGCTGCCCCTCGCCGATCGGGTGCTCGGGCCCACCACCGTGGATGAGCTCGCCGGGCATGACGTGGTCTTCCTCGGCCTGCCGCACGGACAATCCGCCGCCATTGCCAAGGCGCTGCCCGAATCGACCGTCATCATCGACTGCGGAGCCGATTTCCGGCTCACCGACGGCGCGGCCTGGGAGAAGTACTACGGCACGCCCCATGCGGGCAGCTGGCCGTATGGTCTGCCCGAACTGCCCGGACAGCGGGACAAACTGCGCGGGGCGACCCGGATCGCGGTGCCCGGCTGCTATCCGACCGTCTCGAGCCTCGCGCTGGCACCGGCCATCGCCGCGGGCATTATCGAACCGAATGTGAATGTGGTTGCCGTGAGCGGCACCTCGGGCGCGGGCCGCAAACTCGATATCGGGCTGCTGGGCTCGGAGGTGATGGGCTCGCTGCGCGCGTACAGCATCGCGGGCGCGCACCGGCACACCCCCGAGATCGCGCAGAACCTCGAGGCCGCGGGCGGAGTCGACGTCGCGGTGTCCTTCACCCCGGTACTGGCCCCGCTGCCGCGCGGCATTCTCGCCACCTGCACCGCCCCGACGCGCGTGGATGCCGCCACGGCCCGCGCCGTCTACGAAAAAGCCTATGCCGATGAGCCTTTCGTGCACCTGCTGCCCGAAGGTGTACTGCCGCAGACCGGTTCGGTGCTGGGCTCCAATGCGGTCACGCTGCAGGTGGCCGTGGACGCCGACGCCGGACTGCTGATCGTGATCGGCGCGATCGACAACCTGGCCAAGGGCACCGCCGGCGCGGCGGTGCAATCCATGAATCTGGCTCTCGGATTCGACGAGACCGCAGGACTTTCCACCGTAGGAGTGGCACCGTGA
- a CDS encoding acetylornithine transaminase: MSTADLQQRWNSALMNNYGTPKVALVRGAGAVVYDADGKRYLDFLGGIAVNSLGHAHPAILAAVTQQLGTLGHVSNLYASEPVIELAERLLAHFGDGQGRAFFCNSGTEANEAAFKMARLTGKTKIVACDEAFHGRTMGALALTGQPAKRTPFEPMPAGVVHVPYGDSAALAAAVDDDTAAVFLEPMMGESGVVVPPADYLAEARAITKEHGALLILDEVQTGIGRTGAFYAHQAAGIVPDVITLAKGLGGGLPIGAVLAQGPAAELLQPGMHGTTFGGNPVCAAAALAVLRTIDEEGLLAHVEKIGKMITDGIDALDHPLVDHVRGAGLLIGIELTADVSAQVEAAAREIGYLVNPAKPNVIRLAPPLVLTETQADNFLSDLPGILDAARAEAEKEHTK, encoded by the coding sequence ATGAGCACAGCCGATCTACAGCAGCGGTGGAACTCCGCGCTGATGAACAATTACGGCACCCCCAAGGTGGCGCTGGTGCGCGGCGCGGGCGCGGTCGTCTACGACGCCGACGGTAAGCGCTACCTCGACTTCCTCGGCGGTATCGCGGTCAACAGCCTCGGGCATGCGCATCCGGCGATTCTGGCGGCGGTCACCCAGCAGTTGGGCACGCTCGGACATGTCTCGAATCTGTATGCGAGCGAACCGGTTATCGAATTGGCCGAGCGGCTGCTCGCGCACTTCGGCGACGGGCAGGGACGGGCGTTCTTCTGCAACTCCGGGACCGAGGCGAATGAGGCCGCGTTCAAGATGGCGCGGTTGACCGGTAAGACCAAGATCGTCGCGTGTGACGAGGCGTTCCACGGCAGGACCATGGGCGCACTGGCTTTGACGGGCCAGCCCGCCAAGCGCACCCCGTTCGAGCCGATGCCCGCGGGCGTCGTCCATGTGCCCTACGGTGATTCGGCCGCGCTGGCCGCCGCCGTCGACGATGACACCGCCGCGGTATTCCTCGAACCCATGATGGGCGAGAGCGGTGTGGTGGTGCCGCCCGCCGACTATCTGGCCGAAGCGCGCGCCATCACCAAAGAGCATGGCGCACTGTTGATTCTGGACGAGGTGCAGACCGGGATCGGGCGCACCGGGGCGTTCTACGCGCATCAGGCGGCGGGCATCGTGCCCGATGTGATCACCCTGGCCAAGGGGCTCGGCGGTGGGTTGCCGATCGGTGCGGTGCTGGCGCAGGGACCGGCCGCGGAGCTGTTGCAGCCGGGTATGCACGGCACCACCTTCGGCGGTAATCCCGTCTGTGCCGCAGCGGCTTTGGCCGTGCTGCGCACCATCGACGAGGAGGGGTTGCTCGCGCACGTCGAGAAGATCGGGAAGATGATCACCGACGGTATCGACGCGCTCGACCACCCACTGGTCGACCATGTGCGCGGTGCGGGTCTGCTCATCGGTATCGAGCTCACCGCCGATGTCTCCGCGCAGGTCGAGGCGGCGGCCCGCGAGATCGGTTATCTGGTGAATCCCGCCAAGCCCAATGTGATCCGGCTGGCTCCGCCGCTGGTGCTCACCGAAACCCAGGCCGACAATTTCCTGTCCGACCTGCCCGGCATTCTCGATGCCGCGCGGGCCGAGGCCGAGAAGGAGCACACCAAGTGA
- a CDS encoding sugar kinase — MVILHAMAESRNHSKEIGVIQATRRAVTIGEGLAVLIAQPGPLEDSHTFERGAGGAEANVATVLAQLGVPTAWVSRVGDDGFGRYLVRHLAERGVDTSAVTIDPARPTGMYVKERGSGSTRPDDLAAGASRMLYYRTGSAASALGPRDLAITARLLDTADLVHFTGITPALSPSATAFTEALLARPREQRLISFDLNFRPALWERRDEPAAEILARHIRRSDVVFLGADEALEVFGVGRAAQLRALFPEPRHLIVKNDRHSVTGYIGDEALEVPALRLRVTERIGAGDAFAGGYLAALLQGRPHEQLLRFGHLCAAAALTGTGDVAELPPLHMLESRSAATVSEWAELNYSPAQPIPENVSS; from the coding sequence GTGGTTATTCTGCATGCCATGGCCGAAAGCCGCAACCACTCGAAGGAGATTGGTGTGATCCAGGCGACCCGACGCGCGGTCACCATCGGTGAGGGACTCGCCGTACTCATTGCGCAGCCCGGCCCGCTGGAGGATTCGCACACCTTCGAGCGCGGGGCCGGTGGAGCCGAGGCCAATGTGGCCACCGTGCTCGCACAGCTCGGCGTTCCGACAGCCTGGGTCTCACGGGTCGGCGATGACGGTTTCGGCCGCTATCTGGTGCGGCATCTGGCCGAGCGCGGGGTGGACACCTCCGCCGTCACCATCGATCCGGCCCGGCCGACCGGTATGTACGTCAAGGAACGCGGTAGCGGCTCCACCCGCCCGGACGACCTGGCCGCCGGGGCGAGCCGAATGCTGTACTACCGCACCGGTTCCGCCGCCAGCGCCCTCGGACCGCGCGATCTCGCCATCACGGCAAGGCTGCTCGACACCGCCGATCTTGTGCACTTCACCGGTATCACCCCGGCACTGTCACCCTCGGCAACCGCGTTCACCGAGGCATTGCTGGCGCGACCGCGCGAGCAGCGGCTGATCAGCTTCGACCTGAATTTCCGCCCGGCCCTGTGGGAGCGGCGCGATGAGCCCGCCGCGGAGATCCTGGCCCGCCATATCCGCCGCAGCGATGTGGTGTTCCTCGGCGCGGACGAGGCCCTGGAGGTCTTCGGGGTGGGCCGGGCCGCGCAGCTGCGCGCACTCTTCCCCGAACCCCGGCATCTGATCGTCAAGAACGACAGACATTCGGTGACCGGCTATATCGGCGATGAGGCCCTCGAGGTGCCCGCGCTGCGCCTGCGCGTCACCGAACGCATCGGCGCGGGCGATGCCTTCGCCGGCGGCTACCTCGCCGCGCTGCTACAGGGCCGCCCCCATGAACAGCTACTGCGCTTCGGACACCTGTGCGCCGCGGCCGCGCTGACCGGTACCGGCGACGTCGCCGAACTGCCCCCGCTGCACATGCTCGAATCCCGCTCCGCCGCCACTGTTTCCGAATGGGCGGAATTGAATTACAGCCCGGCCCAGCCCATCCCCGAGAATGTCAGCTCATGA
- a CDS encoding GntP family permease produces MGATVDWLRTTTPGLLVLCGLAIAVLLFTIIRVKLEPFIALLLVSLGLALAAGLPVSKIVGSPLKAGDSLLETGFGGILGHIAVIIGLGTVLGAILERSGGADVLTDRLLKIFGDKGAPVAMGLLGLIFGIPLFFDIGIFVLAPLVYVAAKRGGGSLVRYVLPLVAGLSMTHAFLPPHPGPVALGGLMGVSLGWLILVGFICGIPGFVAAGIVWGSWIGKRVMVEVPEEFLVAEANKAAAQAHQVTAGKGDGPGTTTAVAVQRPPSVALIGGIIAIPLILILGATFGSQMLQANSQPLEVLTFLGTPAVALLIAVLIAFYVLGIRRGQTVQELGALTSESLRPVGMLLLVVGAGAFFGKVISATGIGSALAETMSAAGLPVIVLAYIISCGLRIAQGSATVAIVTTGGIVAPLVVDHGYSQFSLALIAMAIAAGSIILSHVNDGGFWIIAKYFNMTVKQTLQTWTVLETILSVVSFAVAALLFALVA; encoded by the coding sequence ATGGGCGCCACAGTCGACTGGCTGCGCACCACCACACCAGGACTGCTGGTGCTCTGCGGACTCGCCATCGCGGTCCTGCTGTTCACGATCATTCGCGTCAAACTGGAGCCGTTCATCGCACTGCTGCTCGTCAGCCTGGGCTTGGCTCTCGCGGCCGGGCTGCCGGTGTCGAAGATCGTGGGTTCACCGCTCAAAGCCGGTGATTCACTGCTGGAGACGGGCTTCGGCGGAATCCTCGGGCATATCGCGGTCATCATCGGCCTCGGCACCGTGCTCGGCGCGATCCTGGAGCGATCCGGGGGCGCGGATGTGCTCACCGATCGACTGCTGAAGATCTTCGGCGACAAGGGCGCTCCCGTCGCCATGGGTCTGCTCGGTTTGATCTTCGGTATTCCACTGTTCTTCGATATCGGCATCTTCGTGCTCGCGCCGCTGGTCTACGTTGCCGCCAAACGCGGTGGCGGATCACTGGTTCGGTATGTGCTGCCGCTGGTCGCGGGTCTGTCCATGACGCACGCCTTCCTGCCGCCGCACCCCGGGCCGGTCGCGCTCGGCGGGCTCATGGGGGTGAGCCTGGGCTGGCTGATTCTGGTCGGATTCATCTGCGGTATCCCGGGATTCGTCGCCGCGGGCATTGTGTGGGGCAGCTGGATCGGCAAGCGCGTCATGGTCGAGGTGCCGGAGGAGTTCCTGGTCGCCGAGGCGAACAAGGCAGCGGCGCAGGCGCATCAGGTCACCGCGGGCAAGGGTGACGGTCCGGGTACCACCACCGCGGTCGCGGTACAGCGTCCGCCGTCGGTCGCGCTCATCGGTGGCATTATCGCCATTCCGCTGATCCTGATTCTCGGTGCGACCTTCGGCAGTCAAATGCTGCAGGCGAATTCGCAGCCCCTCGAGGTGCTCACCTTCCTCGGCACACCCGCGGTGGCGCTGCTCATCGCGGTACTGATCGCCTTCTACGTGCTCGGCATTCGGCGCGGGCAGACCGTACAGGAGCTCGGCGCGCTCACCTCCGAATCACTGCGCCCGGTGGGCATGCTGCTGCTGGTCGTGGGTGCGGGCGCGTTCTTCGGAAAGGTCATCTCCGCCACCGGAATCGGTTCGGCGCTGGCCGAGACCATGTCCGCCGCCGGGCTTCCCGTCATCGTGCTGGCGTACATCATCAGCTGCGGGCTGCGGATCGCGCAGGGGTCGGCGACGGTCGCCATTGTCACCACGGGCGGCATTGTCGCGCCGCTGGTGGTGGATCACGGGTACTCGCAGTTCTCGCTGGCGCTCATCGCCATGGCGATCGCGGCGGGCTCGATCATTCTGAGCCACGTCAATGACGGCGGATTCTGGATCATCGCCAAGTACTTCAATATGACGGTCAAGCAGACGCTGCAGACCTGGACCGTGCTGGAGACGATTCTCTCGGTGGTCAGTTTCGCGGTCGCCGCATTACTGTTCGCCCTGGTCGCATAG
- the argB gene encoding acetylglutamate kinase, translated as MSSVREQLSALDKAHVLADALPWLQKFRDKIVVVKYGGNAMIDDELKRAFAADMAFLRTVGVHPVVVHGGGPQISAMLKKLGLQGEFRGGFRVTTPEVMDVVRMVLFGQVGRELVGLINAHGPYAVGISGEDARLFTATRRTVTVDGAATDIGLVGDVTEVNPDAVLDLIAAGRIPVVSTIAPDSDGVVHNINADTAAAALAQGIGAEKLVILTDVEGLYTNWPDRSSLTTRIDSDELAKLLPSLDAGMVPKMEACLRAVEAGVPTAHVIDGRVPHSVLLELFTGEGIGTMVTPAESSNGVES; from the coding sequence ATGAGCTCGGTGCGGGAACAGCTTTCGGCCCTGGACAAGGCGCATGTGCTCGCCGACGCGCTGCCGTGGCTGCAGAAGTTCCGGGACAAGATCGTCGTGGTCAAATACGGCGGCAACGCCATGATCGACGATGAGCTCAAGCGCGCGTTCGCGGCCGACATGGCATTCCTGCGCACCGTCGGCGTACATCCGGTGGTGGTGCACGGTGGTGGGCCGCAGATCAGCGCCATGCTGAAAAAGCTTGGTCTGCAAGGGGAATTCCGCGGCGGCTTCCGGGTCACCACCCCCGAGGTGATGGATGTCGTGCGCATGGTGCTCTTCGGTCAGGTCGGCCGCGAGCTCGTCGGATTGATCAATGCGCACGGGCCGTACGCGGTCGGTATCTCCGGTGAGGACGCGCGACTGTTCACCGCGACCCGGCGCACCGTGACCGTGGATGGCGCGGCCACCGATATCGGCCTGGTCGGCGACGTCACCGAGGTGAATCCGGACGCGGTACTGGATCTCATCGCGGCGGGCCGGATTCCGGTGGTCTCCACCATCGCCCCCGATTCGGACGGCGTGGTGCACAACATCAACGCCGATACCGCGGCGGCCGCGCTCGCCCAGGGCATCGGCGCGGAGAAGCTCGTCATCCTCACCGATGTCGAGGGTCTGTACACGAATTGGCCGGACCGGTCCTCGCTGACCACGCGCATCGACAGCGATGAGCTGGCCAAGTTGCTGCCGAGCCTGGATGCGGGCATGGTCCCCAAGATGGAAGCCTGCCTGCGCGCCGTCGAAGCCGGCGTGCCCACCGCGCACGTCATCGACGGGCGGGTACCGCATTCGGTGCTATTGGAGCTGTTCACCGGGGAGGGCATCGGCACCATGGTGACCCCCGCGGAGAGTTCGAACGGAGTGGAGTCATGA